From a region of the Neobacillus niacini genome:
- a CDS encoding flavin reductase family protein codes for MLSIDPSKNTERENYKFLIGSIVPRPIAFVTTLSGKGILNGAPFSYFNIVSSNPPMISLAIQRSRGRQKDTARNIIESKEFVVHIVDENNVEKINQTAASLPPNQSEIELAKLTPVESVKISVPGVSEAKIRMECTLEHSLELGGTDTPGCDLIIGKIVQFHIEEDIYEKGRIDPIGLGAVSRLAGTNYAKIGEIFSIERPK; via the coding sequence TTGCTTTCAATTGATCCTTCAAAAAATACCGAACGAGAAAATTATAAATTTTTAATCGGTAGTATTGTTCCTAGACCCATCGCATTTGTTACCACTTTGTCTGGCAAGGGGATTTTAAATGGGGCTCCGTTTAGTTATTTTAATATTGTTTCATCCAACCCTCCAATGATTTCTTTGGCGATACAGCGCTCTCGTGGAAGACAGAAGGACACAGCGAGAAACATTATTGAGTCAAAAGAGTTTGTCGTTCATATTGTGGATGAAAACAATGTTGAAAAAATCAATCAAACTGCTGCTAGTTTACCGCCTAATCAAAGTGAAATTGAGTTAGCAAAACTAACACCTGTAGAAAGCGTAAAAATTTCAGTTCCGGGTGTAAGTGAAGCAAAAATTCGAATGGAGTGTACGTTAGAACATTCGCTCGAACTAGGAGGGACGGATACTCCGGGATGTGACCTAATCATTGGTAAAATTGTTCAATTTCATATAGAGGAAGATATCTACGAAAAAGGTAGAATTGATCCGATTGGTTTAGGAGCTGTAAGCAGATTGGCTGGTACGAATTATGCAAAAATTGGTGAAATATTTTCAATAGAACGGCCTAAATGA